Proteins from one Cydia fagiglandana chromosome 13, ilCydFagi1.1, whole genome shotgun sequence genomic window:
- the LOC134669813 gene encoding degenerin-like protein asic-1 — MSKLYAESEAPSETFKKKCYQCLKGPNLIRTLVVLLCSCVVVQQITACVRKLINIPITTHTHFDFNETIMYPSLTFCREPPYKYDKMEEYGLYSHPRYTSVWRDFNFTHVSLDHLWEEITYSSDEFFVQYGFDGLVENVKVDSSLGFVMGRCYTLTPRVLSYKASQSAGYSLTLRYNALDIANSITTTPPGYHVYVHYSKEPFTEVEVYNGGLVDYLYVNTGETIDVKLSVDQYQKISRDHDPCVNWENYSTNECTTKHVSYLVGEAVGCSGPWMLSDLPRCDNYNDMRSLITEYINMYEDHNYTSCPRICRSYLYNAFVTFRRSDYTWDSMKKVWALNSGVATLETHLYIHFNTMMVSVYEERYNYDWNLFLSDLGGSIGFLLGLSVVGLMSMFGKLWGLTVQPFIKPKDAANSPGSAATADVKTVSKDLAMDLDYLKKCQEWNTKNDCNDK, encoded by the exons ATGTCGAAACTTTATGCAGAG tcaGAAGCGCCTTCAGAGACGTTTAAGAAGAAATGCTACCAGTGTCTGAAGGGACCCAACCTCATCCGGACGCTCGTCGTGTTGCTATGCAGCTGCGTAGTTGTACAGCAG ATAACAGCATGTGTGCGGAAACTGATCAACATCCCGATCACGACTCACACACACTTCGACTTCAACGAGACGATCATGTACCCCAGCCTTACGTTCTGCCGAGAACCACCGTACAAGTACGATAAGATGGAG GAGTATGGCCTGTATTCACACCCTCGATACACCTCCGTCTGGCGCGACTTCAACTTCACCCACGTCTCCCTGGACCATTTGTGGGAAGAGATCACCTATAGCAGTGACGAGTTCTTCGTACAGTATGGTTTTGATGGGCTGGTGGAAA ATGTGAAGGTGGATTCAAGTCTCGGATTTGTGATGGGTCGATGTTATACTCTTACACCGCGG GTGTTGAGCTATAAGGCATCCCAAAGCGCCGGGTACTCCTTAACTCTTCGTTACAACGCCCTGGACATCGCTAACAGCATCACCACCACTCCGCCGGGATACCACGTCTACGTGCATTATTCTAAGGAACCTTTTACTG AAGTGGAAGTATACAACGGCGGTCTGGTGGACTACTTGTACGTGAACACCGGCGAGACCATAGACGTGAAGCTGTCAGTGGACCAGTATCAGAAGATCAGCAGAGATCACGATCCGTGCGTGAACTGGGAGAACTACAGTACAAATGAG TGCACCACTAAACACGTATCATATCTGGTAGGCGAGGCTGTTGGCTGTTCCGGACCCTGGATGCTCAGTGATCTTCCCCGTTGCGACAACTACAATGACATGAGAAGTCTTATCACGGAATATATAAA TATGTACGAGGATCACAACTACACTAGTTGTCCCCGCATCTGTCGTTCGTACCTCTACAATGCCTTTGTAACATTCCGGAGGAGCGACTACACATGGGATTCCATGAAGAAGGTCTGGGCTCTAAACTCTGGTGTCGCCACTTTGGAGACCCAT CTGTACATCCACTTCAACACTATGATGGTGTCCGTTTACGAGGAGCGATACAACTATGACTGGAACTTATTCCTTTCCGATCTCGGTGGAAGTATT GGGTTCCTTCTAGGCCTCTCCGTTGTCGGCCTCATGTCAATGTTCGGCAAGCTGTGGGGCCTTACAGTTCAGCCCTTTATCAAACCCAAGGACGCAGCCAATAGCCCCGGATCTGCCGCCACAGCCGATGTTAAGACCGTCTCAAAAGACCTGGCTATGGATCTGGActatttgaagaaatgtcaagaATGGAATACCAAAAACGATTGTAATGACAAATGa